A portion of the Edaphobacter bradus genome contains these proteins:
- a CDS encoding type I phosphomannose isomerase catalytic subunit yields MMMTSEELGVVAPFRLKPWFSERVWGRRDLRPWYEETGTTELVGEAWLTGPQCIVETGDLEGRTLASLAKELGGEFPLLVKLLFPNEKLSVQVHPDDAQAQAAGEARGKTECWYVLEAEKGAAVALGLKDGVTTKDVEGSIAAGTMEDLLQWVPVSVGDMLFVDAGTVHAIGPGVVLLETQQTSDITYRLYDYGRPRELHLEQGLKVIKTKTTAGKVAPRAMDGFTRLIEQKYFIVDRFDMGKMEERRVSIAGRGCFVGLKGKVAVITPGDEAELVPGQAVVIPPEHGEVIVEAESDASFVRCVAP; encoded by the coding sequence ATGATGATGACTAGCGAGGAGTTGGGAGTAGTAGCGCCGTTTCGCCTGAAGCCGTGGTTCAGTGAGAGAGTCTGGGGAAGACGGGACCTGCGGCCGTGGTATGAGGAGACAGGCACGACGGAGTTGGTGGGCGAGGCCTGGCTTACCGGGCCGCAATGCATCGTGGAGACCGGAGACTTGGAAGGCCGCACGCTCGCTTCACTGGCGAAGGAGTTGGGCGGCGAATTTCCTCTGCTGGTGAAGCTGCTGTTCCCGAACGAGAAGCTTTCGGTACAGGTGCATCCCGATGATGCGCAGGCACAGGCTGCGGGTGAGGCCCGTGGAAAGACGGAGTGCTGGTATGTGCTCGAGGCCGAGAAGGGAGCTGCGGTCGCTCTGGGCCTGAAGGACGGCGTGACGACGAAGGACGTGGAGGGCTCAATCGCAGCCGGAACGATGGAAGATCTATTGCAATGGGTTCCCGTTTCGGTGGGGGACATGCTGTTTGTGGACGCGGGAACTGTGCATGCGATCGGGCCCGGCGTGGTTCTGCTTGAGACGCAGCAGACCAGCGATATCACATACAGGCTCTACGACTACGGACGTCCGCGCGAACTCCACCTGGAGCAGGGACTGAAGGTCATCAAGACAAAGACCACCGCGGGTAAGGTCGCACCACGAGCGATGGATGGGTTCACCCGGCTGATAGAGCAGAAGTACTTCATCGTGGACCGGTTCGATATGGGGAAGATGGAGGAACGTCGCGTTTCGATTGCAGGACGTGGATGCTTTGTGGGACTGAAGGGCAAGGTCGCGGTGATCACGCCAGGAGATGAGGCGGAGCTTGTTCCCGGCCAGGCCGTGGTGATTCCGCCCGAGCACGGTGAGGTGATTGTGGAGGCCGAGAGCGACGCGTCGTTTGTGAGATGCGTGGCTCCGTAA